A window from Neobacillus sp. PS3-40 encodes these proteins:
- the smpB gene encoding SsrA-binding protein SmpB — MPKGEGKLCANNKKAYHDFFIEETYEAGIVLQGTEIKSIRAGKVNLKDSYARIQNGEAFLYSMHVSPYEQGNRFNHDPLRPRKLLLHNREIAKLFGETKEVGYALVPLKVYLKNGFAKVLIGLAKGKKNYDKREDLKKKEAGREIERAFRERQKM; from the coding sequence ATGCCAAAAGGTGAAGGGAAACTTTGTGCGAATAATAAAAAGGCTTACCACGATTTTTTTATTGAAGAAACGTATGAAGCCGGGATAGTTCTACAAGGTACAGAAATTAAATCGATCAGAGCAGGTAAAGTAAATTTAAAGGATTCGTATGCTAGAATTCAGAATGGTGAAGCTTTTTTATACAGCATGCATGTTAGCCCGTATGAACAGGGGAATCGCTTTAATCATGATCCATTAAGACCGCGGAAGCTGTTGCTACATAATCGCGAAATTGCGAAGCTGTTTGGGGAAACAAAAGAAGTTGGCTATGCATTAGTTCCATTAAAGGTTTATTTAAAAAATGGATTTGCGAAGGTTTTGATCGGTCTTGCAAAAGGGAAGAAGAATTATGATAAGCGTGAGGATCTGAAGAAAAAAGAAGCGGGTCGAGAAATTGAGCGTGCATTTCGTGAACGTCAGAAAATGTAG
- a CDS encoding LAGLIDADG family homing endonuclease, whose amino-acid sequence MKTWEASYVAGIIDGEGSITLTRMHKKEFRRPGISIASTDKELLIYIQSLIGGLINNKKNYNPDKHKNSFTLTVKKKEEVFNTLKQITPFLRIKQKRKRAEWILYQYDLVTPRNGKYNSELLREKVAFENEFFQK is encoded by the coding sequence ATGAAAACTTGGGAAGCCTCATATGTTGCAGGAATTATTGACGGAGAAGGGAGTATAACTTTGACAAGAATGCATAAAAAAGAATTTCGACGTCCGGGTATATCAATTGCATCAACAGATAAAGAACTACTTATTTATATACAATCTTTAATAGGTGGTCTTATAAATAATAAAAAAAATTATAACCCTGATAAACATAAGAACTCTTTTACATTAACTGTAAAAAAGAAGGAAGAAGTTTTCAATACATTAAAACAAATTACGCCATTTCTAAGAATTAAACAGAAGAGAAAACGAGCTGAATGGATTCTTTACCAATACGACCTAGTTACACCAAGGAATGGAAAATATAATTCAGAATTACTAAGAGAGAAAGTTGCTTTTGAAAATGAATTTTTTCAAAAATAA